TTTCCTGACCTTTTTGGTTCTTTCTTGAATCAGGGCAGTGAGCAGCAAAATAAACAGAGACACACTTTGCCTTCTTGTGAAGGTTCATGGGGTATGTTGAAGCTCATGCTTTGTTAGATATACTGAAATTACGGTTATGTATCATTTGCCTTCTAAGGCCATGGCATTTGCATTTTGGCATGAATGGTTGTGTGTTAAATCTTATCCTAAATATGGTTTTGTGATGGATGAGAAAATGCAATTACAGAGATTAAGGCATTTGattattataatttcaagtCTAGGAAAAAAAGGAAGACTTTGGATTGAGGCCATGTTGGGTAAAGTTTGTTAGGCTAGAGCATGAACTTAGTGGTTGGCCATGTGTTCCCCATTTCTATTTCTTGCGCAGACGTTCATTACCTTTTTTCTTCAGAGGCACATGATGCCATTCATAGGTTAAAGGCACATTATGCTTAATTATTATCTTTTAGGCCAGGTCAACTTTTTTCCCCCCAATTTATGGGAGGATGAAAATCACTACATTCAATAATAAATTGGCATGTTCTACCTTTACATGTTAGCGGTCTCTTTGTTGAATTAACTCAAAGAATAAGTACAGGTTTTGACATGAGAACTGAAATGTACAGTATCACAATTATTTGATCAGGAGTCTGAATTATATTTGCATGTTTGTCACTGTTCATGCATGCATGCCTCAAAGGCCATTGCTCTCTTTATATGTATTtggttcagtttttttttttttttttttttttccttcatttattTTGGAATCATGTCTCTCCAATTGCAGGACGCTGTAGTCTCATTTCCCCTGTATAATGAGGCTCTTAAGTTTGCTCGGCATGGGGAAAAGATGATTCAGACGGCTGTACGTGCGTTAACTCTCAACATATACAATGGTATTGTGTCATTATCtttttccatcttctccaagtAGAAGATATACGCCAAATATTGGATATAAGATACATTTGTGATATCTTGCAACAGTATCATTTTGATTATGCAGTGTGCGATGATATGGTCTATCAATTTATAACAACCCCTCCAGTCTCCAAGTATTTCTCAGACTTGGTTTGTAGATTGAAGGAGCAATGCTTTCATCTAGACACCCTTCTACATTCTAAAGAGTATGTTTCTCAAATTTTAAGAGATATCTAGTCATTTGGTAAATTATAGTTTGGCATGTTTAAGtatatttaaggaaaaaaaattgcttgTCAATTATGCAGGGAAGCATCCACTCATGAGAGGAGAAATGAACTAGTTCTAGAAACTGATAAAATAGTAGATGATATTTACTACTTGAAAGACATACTAAGTGTTGGCGAGTATCGTTTGAGTAGATTAATCTCGCAAAATCTTTTCAGCTTGCTTGTTTTTCCTACATTGCTTCCATTACTGCAGTTAAGGCAGAATGATGTGAGATATCTTCCCTTTAACTCTCTCTCCTTACAATTTTTATGTATGATGTGTTCATTCaacactatttttatattttctctagGGGTCAAATATATCACCACTCACTTCTCTGTACATAGTTTCTCGTCTTCTTCAAGTTTTGGATGGAAAAAGCATGGTAGATGCTGTGGCTGGTGTTATTCTATATCCTTATATGACCTTAAGTGTGGGAGATGCTATGGAAGGGGACACAGTTGATGGCGTTTGTAACGCTAGTTCTTTTCTAGACCATTTGAATGATATGGAAAAGAGGGTATGCTCTGGTCTTGAGTCCGAAGGAGCAGAAAATATCAAAAGCAACAATTTGTTTGGGCATTTGGCAGAGTACTTATCATCTAATTCTCAATTGATAAGTGGCCTTCGGAATGATGACTGTGTAGAAAGGTGGGTCCATGATGAAAACTGATCTTTGACATTCAAGTAATCAAGCTCATATTCTTTGGAACTTTGAAAAGAGAACACCCTTATTTCACTGTTTCATTTTTTCCCCTGTTCTTTCCTTATTTTATTCCTGTGATACTCTTggattaataatatttaactaatattgtaggaaataaaaatcgatgaaattaattgattatttcTCAAAATAGGATGAATGCCTCTGACATATAGGTTATGGTTGCTgttcaaaatttgaatcttaGCATGATTCCATTATTAGTTACTTTGGAAGATAATTTATTGCAAGTGCTAAACTTTTTTATCACCCAAAAGGTAGAATAATAGTTTTGTCATGGAGGTTTGCTGAGTTTACTTGTATGTTGATTTCCTTTCCAAAATATATAACTAAAGGATGATGGTAAAGTTCACCTAGAGAGCAATGCAGTGATATCAAGGTCATACTTATCTCTGATTGCAAAGCTCTTGAAAGCAATGCAATGTTATGTGTTGAGCATAGCAAGTTAGCTGCTGTATGACccctttttttgtgtgtgaataATTCCCACTTCTGTGGCCCATATCTTCCATTGTATCATTTTGGTGTTAGTTTAGGGAGACTTTTAAGCTACTCAGGTAATTGAGTTTGACATCTGAGGCAAACAGCATCATGGGCTATGTTTGACGTGTGGATGAAGAGCCTTTCATGCTAAGTTTGTTTTCCTTATTGTAGGAATGGTGAGAACTaccatttatatttatattatttatgaaaGTTTTAACCGTTGCAGGGGTGGGGTACTTGCACATATTTTTGCTGACAATAATCACAGTCTGCTGCTAGCATCTCTATTTTTACTGCTCATTTTAGCAGAAAGTAAAGGTATCCATTTATTACTTTTGAATGTGTAGTGTATTTGGCTTTCTctcttttaccttttcatctttgtgctgttcatttgtttgtttgtttcataTGTGTGTGTTCTGTGTATATGCAGATCTTGATTATTTGCTAGCTTCAATGATTGGGTTAAGCAGAATTCAGGATATAGTGGTAAGTATCAATACTGTATTAGTGCTCATCTGGGTggatcaattttattttcatctaAACATGTACCTGAATTAAGGTTTCTTTATCATTAATAATGATGGGATTTACTACCACTTTTCTCATTGTCCGCTACATTGTTCTGTTGTCCCTGCTCCTAGCCATGAGGAAGCAAATAATACTTCCAGTTATaggaaatatataatatatttcttAACTAACCATTCTCTGTTCTATATGTGCTTACATGAAACAGTTGTAGAATTAGCCTCCATTTTTGACAATTATATGTGCTTTTGAGATGATTTAGACCCAGTATcctttgatatttttctttaacagtATTGGTACATTCATCCACAGAATCATGACTTGTCAGCTTCACAAGTAGTGGATGGAAGTATCTTTGTGAAATTTATGCCCCAGGTATATGTTTGATTAAATAATTGttgtgttattgttttaattttatattaggaatgcatttcattttattacttttttgggGTTTCAACTAAATGATGTTGATTAAACTCTTAAATGGTAACCTGGAATGTCCTGGTTCGGTATGGCTTTCAATTTCATTAtgaatttacattttcttttattttacagaTTTTAAATGCATTGTTGAAGATTTTAGCAAGCCAACCACCATTGTCTGTACTAATACAATGGCATACAGGGTGGTTCTTGCGGAAGCTACTGATTTCTCAGATTTCTCAAGGGAAGACAGTGAATGATCTTAATTTTCACCTATTCAATGTAAGAATTTAACTGATCTGGTATACAttatgttaataaaatttatttttaattgactgaaacatgtaagtttctttgtttttcctgGTTGTGATATTTGAagtactttttcttttgaaacttTGATAGAGTGATGGATTTTCAGAAATGTAATTCATATTTACATAATAATTTGATAAGATTGCTATATGCTCAACTATGCTCTGGGCTATGAAAAAACAACATATTCATAGAATGAGTGTAGTTGACatgagaatgttaagatggATAAGTGGAAATATATGGAAAGATAGGGTTTGAAATGGGAAAATTCGCTTAAAGATAGGAATAGCCCCCAATAtagatgaaaagatgagggagAGTCACTTAAGATGATTTGGTCATGTTTAGAAGAGAGCGACTAATTCACCAGTAAGAAAGAGCGAGTTGATCCAAGTTGAGGGAACCAAAAAAGGTAGAGGGAAGACCAAAAttagtagaagtaataaaaaaggaCATGGCAATTAAGGGAGTAATAAAGAGTATGTCTATAGATAGAGTAGAATGGAGGGAAATAATACATATGGCCGACCCTAACTAActtgttgaggatccatagttgtttttttccaaaattttgggactaaggctttgtttgttgttattgtatAATCTTCAGATTTAGGACTCAGTACTCAAGACTCAGGACTCATCTTGCATTTGGTTATCAATCATGGGAGTTTGTCACATGCTGAAATAAATATAGAACATTGCCACATTCTTTTGCATTGATATTTTTCATGCAAATCACATCATTTTAATGTCTCAAACTATCTAAAgttctatattttttagttttcattgACAGACTTCATATGAGCAGTCTCGTGAACGCCTTCGTAAAGAACTTGATGGATGCTGGTTTGATTATATCCCGGATACTCTCAGAAATGAATGGCTAAGCTGTAAAACAggtatttatgattttatttccTTCATTTAGGAGCTGAATCTTTCCTTAGGAGGCAGTAGGGCATCAACTCTTAAGGGTTTGAACAAATTTTGCCCCTTTAGGAGATTGTGGTAGTTAGCCTGCTGCTTGGTGTCACCAAAGTTAGACTATAGTAAAAAAGAAggggaatattttttttataaaatttatgcGATTgatttcttatcaaaaaaagaaaaaagaaaaaaagtttacgtgattgatttaatatatattaatgttgGATACAGCTCTTGAGGAATCATCCCAATTTAAAGACCCCTTTTTTGCTTTAGAGATTGCTGTCTGCCAACAAGATACTGATGGTATTGTAccttttatattaattaaaatgaatttttgtaattatatgaGTTTCTTCCTCTTACAAGACATTGTTCTTCTTTGGAGtaaacaaatattatttacatatTGCAGGTGATGCCACTACTGTTTCTGCTTGGCAAAGGATGGTAGAAGCTGTGAAGGTCTTTAAAAttaaatcttattaaaaatttattttgttgaacacattttactatatttttttgaattcaatttGCTAGAGGTGAATGACTCTGATTAGCCTGTTATAATGGGATTTGAGCTCATTTTGTCTTTTAATAGCCCTGTTAGTGTAGATACAACCTTTTCGTCATCAAAAAAGAGAGTAGACACTACCTTTTGGTTTCTATTGGCTGACATCTAATAGTTGAACTTTTTTTGCCTTCTTCACTACAGATGTTAGCTTGAGGCTCAACCACCTATATTATTGGGTGCGTTGTATTGATGTTTGTCATTTAAGCAATTTATGCACTGGGCAATCAAtgaaatctagatttttttttgcaacatttagttttgtttaaagGATGCCTTCTCAGTATAAATAGGGTTCTAAGCTATTTAATGTGGATGCCAAGGTGGGTCAGTTTTCAATATGGCTACAAATTGTCTAACTCAAACTTGGAGCAGAATGAATGCTATGTGGGTGGGTTTGGTGTGCAGATGGTGTCCAACCTGGCAGAACTGTTGAAATTGTAGTGTTCTTAGTGTATAGATTATGTTGACATGTTCTGTAGACGAAGAGAGTATAGAAATGTCAATTACATATTAGTGATGTACTTTGACTGAATACTTGCCTAAGCACATTGTGTGTTGTCCTTTTCTATTCATGTTGTCTGTAGCTTTATCTCTAAAGCTGACATATTCCTTGGTAGAGATTGTCTTGGGTTGTATCAATTTAGGTTATAATTTTTGaacctaaaaattattttcttgtaCATAAATTCATGCTGATATGTTTGTCtgatttcatttaaataatctTTCTCTATTACAAACATCTGCTTCTGTCTTTGTGATTACATTTCTAGTTTGTTGAACCCAGGCTCATACTTTTGAAGAACCTGTTTTCTGGTGTAAAGTTGTAATATGTTATATACCACTGTGCACTGTTCATTCGTTATTTAAGTTTGCTGGCTTATTGTAGATCTcttaataattttgtgttatagGTTTTCATTCTCCATCTTCAGCTTAAGGCTGTTATTTTCAAAGGAAGCTTGCTTGAAAAACCTGTGCTGAACATGCCAAATGGTCCAACTGCTGATTCTGGAAGAGGTCATGCTTCGGATACCCCATCTGCAAGCTTTGGATCAGATGTTTCTTTAGGTGGGGCATCATTCCAGAAAAAAATTCAGTTAGCTGTCTAACTATTCTCTAACTTCATACAACTTTTTCAGGCTCTGGAATCCCTTGCAGAATAGCATTTTCCAATGCAGGAATCAGGGATATCTACCTGATTCCAGTGGCAAGGGAAACAACTGGAAAATTGCTTCTCACAGAGAAACATCCCTTCCGCAGTCAACGAGGAGTTGTTATTGCTATTGCTCCATTGGCTGGCTTGAGTGTAAGTCCCAATACTGATAGACTTTGGTCAACATTCAGAGTGTTGATGATGGTCTGACCACTTGATTAAATTGATTCAAGTAAAGATGTTGACAATTATCAACTTTGGCCTTTCTTGGGCAGCATTTGGAGatacttgttttttttctttaaattctaaattatagcAAGTAGGTTTACAGCTGGAGTGCTTGATTCTCTTGTGCTTTGCAATGCCAGCattcaatttttacacattgaattttgcccaaaaaaagaaaatatagatgGTTTACAGCAGAGTTTTGCAATTAACTTATGTTAGAAAATATGATCAAGGAAACTATTCACTGATTGTCTCATTCCTGTATTTGATTGGAGTCCATTTATATACAGCTGTTGTTATATTGCTATGGGAAGCTTCCTTGTTTTTAGACATCCTCCATCGTGGTAGTAATGGTTCTTAAGTAACAGGCATAACCACTTATTTTATCCATGATCTCGGTGGTGTGATCACTGATTTTAATGGGGTTTGACCATCATTCCTGGATTTGGTGCTTGGGTGCTCGCATGGGTTGACAGTCTTGGTTGGCAGGGATATCCTGGTTGTATAATTTGTATTCCCATTATTGGTTTGAGCTATGAAGTGGCATCAATGGTCTTTCTGTAATTATAGCGTGTTCACTTTTCCCTTTATCATAAacaatttgcaattttttttgctgcatgttttcattaattttatCTCTTATTGAGGAAAAGGCTTAGTGAGGAGTTTAGCCAAAGATGTAAGGGGTTCTACAAACTCATGATTCTCTTttacatatatatgtgtgtgtgtgcgcgcgcgcgcgcactaGATCCCTATGTTTGATAATACATTCTGATGTAACATTTTTGTCACTTATACAGCCAAAGATAGATAACGACCATCCTTCATGGTTGCATCTCCGAATCAGAGAGTTTGACCCAAAATTCAATACAAGTAAAGCTAGAAGCAACCACTTGAAGATGTCCAATCATGTTGCAGATGGGAAATGGACACTAGGTTTTCCCAATGCAAAAGCTTGTGAGGCAGCTCGGTTGTTGATACTTGAGGAAACTTGTAAACAAAGATCCTTTGtggaaagcacacttgctccaCTACTTCAGGATGATTATCTTGGAAATTTATCAGTTGTTGAAGATGAGTGAAGCTCACATATGAGGTGTTGTAGCTTAGCTTAcagttttgttattttgtttttgtgacaTAGATAGGATGGCTCTGCACAGTAGTGGTTTCTGTCACCAAATTCATTGGTAGCTCCATAAAGACACTGTCcattattttgtgttatatttttaaGCATGTAGTAGTCGATTTCAAtgtaatatatagagataataGAAATATGTCCAAGTAACTTTCTAGCAGAAGGGAAACCAAAAAGGTGTCTTATACGTATTTTGTGTGCTTTATAAAGTATTGAGACCTGAAACAAGTAAACATGCTAGTAAATCTACCTTGTGAGTTGCTCGGTGAAGGTATGTTTGAGTCCCAATTTACCTTAGTAGCAGCTGTGATTTGTGATGGATTGTTGAAATGAGAAATATGGTTTTGTTTGAAAAGGAGTGTGGACCCTTTGACTTGACCCTCGAAAACACACGAGGAAGAGGTGAGAGCGGATGTGGGGCCCAAGGTTTTTATTGGAGCCTCCTCCCTCAGATTGGGTTGAAGTTAATGTTGATATGGATTGGGTCTCAGGAAATGTCAGGCATAGTTGCAGACTTGTCTacaaggaaaattattaagtactttGTAATTAGTAGAATTCTCCATAGATGTGAGAGGGAAGTATAACTTCATTGTATTCCGGAAGtaactaataaataattacTCTTTCACCCTACTCTCCTTCAATTTGGTTCTTAGAGTCAAAAACAGATTTGCTTATACCTTGCTAAATGGGGTTTCTGTAATAATGTAAATGGTTCTATCCTGTGTTGGGCCCTGCCTGCTTTTGTTTGTGCATTTGTGAAGCTGTCGCGTTGGATGGGTCCAAGTCTGAAaattttgttctctctctctctctctctctctctccttttttttttcccctatcaaaaacttctctcttTGTTATTCCTTTGAATATCTACTGTtgttgaaaatttataattgattagTGATTGCATACTCTCCATCCTTACAGATCCCTTTTATTGTTTGGTTGTTTGCCAGTATTACAGTGGATATGAAATGAAATGCTTGGCAACCATAAGTAACTCAAATCTGTCATCTCCCGTGGCAAGCGAGGTTTCTTTGTAAAATAGGGGGTCAAACTGGTTCATCTTCCAGCCAGAGAGCCCTTGATGGAAACTAAAACATCATTATCAAAGTTCCAACCTCAATATTTATCCCGAGGCACTGAAAGGGCATTTTCTTAAGTACTAACAGTGAAGACGAAGAAATTAAAATGCAGAAAAGggaaatgacttattggatgtCAAGTCCTGTGTGctttttttgatgaaagaaagaaaaccatgtacttccttttttttttttttttttgatgaacatgtACTTCCCTATTTTGGATGAATGAGAATAAATCATATCATCTCCGTACAGTACTCCACTCTAACAAAGTGGGCTAGCTACGACATGCGTGATCCTATAACGAGTTAAAACATGTGACAATTTTGGGTAGAATAAAACACATAACATTCAAATTCTATAAGGTGGAAATTTATGCATTCAAGTCATTGAtcacatattttataaaaaagaaaaaaagaaatagtgaTTGATCACATAAGACTATAAGAGgaaggaatatatatattcaaatattcTTTGTATGGTGGAAAATGGAAATTTATACGGACTGGAGCGCTGGAGAATTGTCGATATGATGTTAGGGTCACTGACAGAGGCGCTGTGTGTATGCACACTCCATCACATGGTTCTGCCCTTATATACCTATTGACATCTAATCATCTATAGTAAAATGCTTTTGCAGTCATGGTATAGCTAGAAGATGCCACTCTATCTGGTCCTTCTCAACTGGGTTTTACATACATCTAGTTGCAACGTTAAGGCACTGTCCTAATTGATCCGGAGAAAGCATATACATGGAATATtttctaaagaagaaaaattctaTAACAATATCTACTCATTATTAAAGTAAATTGGTCAAGACGAACCATGTTAGGATACAAAAGATTTTTATAACCTGTTAAagtagtaagtttttttttttttttgttgagaaactatTAAAGTagtaagttgtaattgataaaaCATCACTTTTATATTAGTTTACTACTTGGTCAAGATGAACCATGTTCgggatacaaaaaaaaattcatagctTGTTAAGGTAACAAGTTGTGTGATTGGTGTAACGTTACTTTCATATGAAGTGACCATTAACAATTGAATACTTGCGAAAAgagatgaaaatttttgtatcaCTAGGCTTATTGGATTAAGATGGGTAGAGTTCGATAACAATTGAATACTTGCAAAAagagatgaaaattttgtatcACTAGGCTTATTGGATTAAGATGGGTAGAGTtcgaaattttattttgggtagagtTCGAAATTTAAATTGAATCCTTTTTACAAATTTAGATGCGCTAAACCATGCTAATTGATTGGAAACACAGTAGTACAAGCAGTGTTGGAGAAGCTCCTGCTTTGTAGGTTGAGTTAGATAGAATTATCCTTTTATTCATTCGAGTGCAAGACTGAGCTGCCCCTGAGGGTACAACCATGTAAAGCATGGAGTCCATGATTTTACTGTAGAGAATATTATGAgctaagaaaaaagaataaccATTATAGTCTCATGATGCCGGcctttaagtttaaaaaatcaaacttaaatttGTTTAGTGGATTTAGATACTAagcataaaataatgaaaactttTAGGAAAAGGAGTGTGGTACTGGTACGTAATTCCATCACCTTTTACATTAACAAGGCTGTCATGTCAAAATTAGAGCTACTTTTCCTCCATTGTTacctttaaagtttaaagtcTGGCCGGCCAGCATAATACTATTAactatactctctctctctctctctctgagttttGTTCCCTCCCTTGAATATTGCTTTCACCCACATGGCCACGTATAGGCCCAAAGATGCTTATTTGAAGCTTAAAAGCACAAAATGAGCGTCCCTTTTGAGTAGATAATGccatattttactttttagtgtTGCTTTATGAGAGAGTGCTTTACTTTAAGCAAAAGAGAAGgagatatatataaaattagagctCTAATGTAATGTGTGTTCCCATGAAAAACTAAATGGTCTGATTGTGAAATGAGAGAAAAGCTATAGGCTAACACTAACTCTCACTTTGACACAAATTCCATAGTGTCAATTAAAACACACAGATTTAGCTAGCAACAGTTACGGATGGCTTTAGCTATAGCTACCCCTTTATTTAGATGAAGTTAACCGTTATTGGTGAAAGATAGAGAAAGAGTAAAGGGATGGGTTGGGGCGTAATCTAAGTAAGTGCattgtatatatattcttcTCTTTCATTCAAACACTCCTTTTTCTACCACTGCTGAGTGCTTCGTGTTCAAATTATTTGGTGTCCTTTAATGTATGTCTTTTTAGGCCAACAAAGATAGAAGAAGCTTTTTGACTGGGGACTCAGCCTAGAATTGTCTCCGAGAAAGAATAAACAGTTGGGAGTTTTGGATTATAAGTTATATTGTATAAGGACGTTTGGGATTTTGTATAAGGATTTTTTGGGACCTACTCTTATATAAATTCTATCATATGGGGTCGCACACAATTTTGGTGGAGGGAGGGGAAGGTCAAGCAAGGTCATGCTAAACAAAAATCCTATATCTTAATTTGTGTGCTTACTCTATATGTTACATCAATTGTAtcttttcacatgttttttttctcctttttaaagtaattaaaagaaataaacaaatacatGACATTATAATTGATAGAGTCTAAAGTAAAACATTTCTTAATATAATAgataattttgtttcaataattattattaaaatgaataatttgtgATTTGAGATTATAGATTTGATTATAACTCACGTTATATTATCGTGTATGACTTATCTTGAACTAATATttaatgataatattatttCCACAAACCTTTTACCAATTTGTATTATAAAAGCCTTTAGTTTTCTTATGTAACATACTTTAACCATTGATTTTGATTATTCAAATATGGATATTTGGAAATGTGAGATTAAAATCTTGTTATAGTTTTgttaatgtttaaaaaaaaaattaatttaatgagaGTAAAGAAGGGATTTAAACCctaattctttttatttgtgtaaaaaaataacattacttctatttttctttttgaatttaataatatatatttttgaacttcattaattttatatttgtgctAAATATACACACATAGATCAATTTGTGACTTTTAACACCTTGTACATAAAACGTAATTTGTTAAGCTGGCCATTTAGATAGGCCAATAATGCGCTAAAAAAAACCGAAGATAGGCCAATAATGCTAAAATTTCTTATATCAATATTATATAGCCTTGACCTCCTTAAACCTTCTAAGTTCACCAGTACATTGTCACTCATATGCTAAAACTATGCACAATGCACTAATCCAGGAGCACCAACGTGAATGAATCTTAGATAAAACCGAGTCTGGACAAGGTTGCTTACAGTGAAGTTTGAATATGGTGGCCTAAAGGCAATGGAAACTGAAACATTTCCAACCATGAACTAGTTT
This genomic stretch from Castanea sativa cultivar Marrone di Chiusa Pesio chromosome 9, ASM4071231v1 harbors:
- the LOC142610396 gene encoding protein TRANSPARENT TESTA 9-like isoform X1 yields the protein MWRSLWRSIDRFSLQHFKYVINELRGIKVVHKHNRELVIDLLQSIVEIVTYGDRQDPMIFECFMEYQVLAEFVRVLKIGKNSRIEVPLLQYLSIMIQNMDSEHAIYYCLSNDYINSIIEHQYEFDGGDLAPYYVSFLRAVSSKINRDTLCLLVKVHGDAVVSFPLYNEALKFARHGEKMIQTAVRALTLNIYNVCDDMVYQFITTPPVSKYFSDLVCRLKEQCFHLDTLLHSKEEASTHERRNELVLETDKIVDDIYYLKDILSVGEYRLSRLISQNLFSLLVFPTLLPLLQLRQNDGSNISPLTSLYIVSRLLQVLDGKSMVDAVAGVILYPYMTLSVGDAMEGDTVDGVCNASSFLDHLNDMEKRVCSGLESEGAENIKSNNLFGHLAEYLSSNSQLISGLRNDDCVERGGVLAHIFADNNHSLLLASLFLLLILAESKDLDYLLASMIGLSRIQDIVYWYIHPQNHDLSASQVVDGSIFVKFMPQILNALLKILASQPPLSVLIQWHTGWFLRKLLISQISQGKTVNDLNFHLFNTSYEQSRERLRKELDGCWFDYIPDTLRNEWLSCKTALEESSQFKDPFFALEIAVCQQDTDGDATTVSAWQRMVEAVKVFILHLQLKAVIFKGSLLEKPVLNMPNGPTADSGRGHASDTPSASFGSDVSLGSGIPCRIAFSNAGIRDIYLIPVARETTGKLLLTEKHPFRSQRGVVIAIAPLAGLSPKIDNDHPSWLHLRIREFDPKFNTSKARSNHLKMSNHVADGKWTLGFPNAKACEAARLLILEETCKQRSFVESTLAPLLQDDYLGNLSVVEDE
- the LOC142610396 gene encoding protein TRANSPARENT TESTA 9-like isoform X2, which produces MWRSLWRSIDRFSLQHFKYVINELRGIKVVHKHNRELVIDLLQSIVEIVTYGDRQDPMIFECFMEYQVLAEFVRVLKIGKNSRIEVPLLQYLSIMIQNMDSEHAIYYCLSNDYINSIIEHQYEFDGGDLAPYYVSFLRAVSSKINRDTLCLLVKVHGDAVVSFPLYNEALKFARHGEKMIQTAVRALTLNIYNVCDDMVYQFITTPPVSKYFSDLVCRLKEQCFHLDTLLHSKEEASTHERRNELVLETDKIVDDIYYLKDILSVGEYRLSRLISQNLFSLLVFPTLLPLLQLRQNDGSNISPLTSLYIVSRLLQVLDGKSMVDAVAGVILYPYMTLSVGDAMEGDTVDGVCNASSFLDHLNDMEKRVCSGLESEGAENIKSNNLFGHLAEYLSSNSQLISGLRNDDCVERGGVLAHIFADNNHSLLLASLFLLLILAESKDLDYLLASMIGLSRIQDIVYWYIHPQNHDLSASQVVDGSIFVKFMPQILNALLKILASQPPLSVLIQWHTGWFLRKLLISQISQGKTVNDLNFHLFNSRERLRKELDGCWFDYIPDTLRNEWLSCKTALEESSQFKDPFFALEIAVCQQDTDGDATTVSAWQRMVEAVKVFILHLQLKAVIFKGSLLEKPVLNMPNGPTADSGRGHASDTPSASFGSDVSLGSGIPCRIAFSNAGIRDIYLIPVARETTGKLLLTEKHPFRSQRGVVIAIAPLAGLSPKIDNDHPSWLHLRIREFDPKFNTSKARSNHLKMSNHVADGKWTLGFPNAKACEAARLLILEETCKQRSFVESTLAPLLQDDYLGNLSVVEDE
- the LOC142610396 gene encoding protein TRANSPARENT TESTA 9-like isoform X3; translated protein: MWRSLWRSIDRFSLQHFKYVINELRGIKVVHKHNRELVIDLLQSIVEIVTYGDRQDPMIFECFMEYQVLAEFVRVLKIGKNSRIEVPLLQYLSIMIQNMDSEHAIYYCLSNDYINSIIEHQYEFDGGDLAPYYVSFLRAVSSKINRDTLCLLVKVHGDAVVSFPLYNEALKFARHGEKMIQTAVRALTLNIYNVCDDMVYQFITTPPVSKYFSDLVCRLKEQCFHLDTLLHSKEEASTHERRNELVLETDKIVDDIYYLKDILSVGEYRLSRLISQNLFSLLVFPTLLPLLQLRQNDGSNISPLTSLYIVSRLLQVLDGKSMVDAVAGVILYPYMTLSVGDAMEGDTVDGVCNASSFLDHLNDMEKRVCSGLESEGAENIKSNNLFGHLAEYLSSNSQLISGLRNDDCVERGGVLAHIFADNNHSLLLASLFLLLILAESKDLDYLLASMIGLSRIQDIVNHDLSASQVVDGSIFVKFMPQILNALLKILASQPPLSVLIQWHTGWFLRKLLISQISQGKTVNDLNFHLFNTSYEQSRERLRKELDGCWFDYIPDTLRNEWLSCKTALEESSQFKDPFFALEIAVCQQDTDGDATTVSAWQRMVEAVKVFILHLQLKAVIFKGSLLEKPVLNMPNGPTADSGRGHASDTPSASFGSDVSLGSGIPCRIAFSNAGIRDIYLIPVARETTGKLLLTEKHPFRSQRGVVIAIAPLAGLSPKIDNDHPSWLHLRIREFDPKFNTSKARSNHLKMSNHVADGKWTLGFPNAKACEAARLLILEETCKQRSFVESTLAPLLQDDYLGNLSVVEDE
- the LOC142610396 gene encoding protein TRANSPARENT TESTA 9-like isoform X4, which codes for MFHGIPSFSRICSCAKNWKKFKDRDYCLSNDYINSIIEHQYEFDGGDLAPYYVSFLRAVSSKINRDTLCLLVKVHGDAVVSFPLYNEALKFARHGEKMIQTAVRALTLNIYNVCDDMVYQFITTPPVSKYFSDLVCRLKEQCFHLDTLLHSKEEASTHERRNELVLETDKIVDDIYYLKDILSVGEYRLSRLISQNLFSLLVFPTLLPLLQLRQNDGSNISPLTSLYIVSRLLQVLDGKSMVDAVAGVILYPYMTLSVGDAMEGDTVDGVCNASSFLDHLNDMEKRVCSGLESEGAENIKSNNLFGHLAEYLSSNSQLISGLRNDDCVERGGVLAHIFADNNHSLLLASLFLLLILAESKDLDYLLASMIGLSRIQDIVYWYIHPQNHDLSASQVVDGSIFVKFMPQILNALLKILASQPPLSVLIQWHTGWFLRKLLISQISQGKTVNDLNFHLFNTSYEQSRERLRKELDGCWFDYIPDTLRNEWLSCKTALEESSQFKDPFFALEIAVCQQDTDGDATTVSAWQRMVEAVKVFILHLQLKAVIFKGSLLEKPVLNMPNGPTADSGRGHASDTPSASFGSDVSLGSGIPCRIAFSNAGIRDIYLIPVARETTGKLLLTEKHPFRSQRGVVIAIAPLAGLSPKIDNDHPSWLHLRIREFDPKFNTSKARSNHLKMSNHVADGKWTLGFPNAKACEAARLLILEETCKQRSFVESTLAPLLQDDYLGNLSVVEDE